In archaeon BMS3Bbin15, the genomic window AGTAGTATTGCTGATGCCCTGCCCTATTCTTCCCACGCTTAACAATGTCCTTTCCCTGTTCCTTCAGAAAGTATCTACATTTCAAATTTTGACAGGTAATTTCAATCTTACTCCGCGGTCTCGCCATAACACATCACCCAATAAATAATGGGCGATAATCATATATTAATTTTGCGGTCTATTTAATGCCATTGCCAGATTTTTATTATGAGATACTTTCAAATCAAAAGATTTATATACCCGTAATATTACTTTTTTTAAAAACGTGTTACAATGTAGGAGGTGATTTTATACATATACCTGATGGATATCTTGGCCCGATAACTTATATTGCCCTATGGCTTGTTATGATTCCAATATGGATAATTGCAGCCCGAAAATTGAAAAGAACTCTGAAAAAAAGGCAGGTGCCGTTATTAGCTCTGGGCGCTGCTTTCAGTTTTGTTATTATGATGTTCAATGTACCTATTCCGGGCGGTACGACAGGTCATGCAGTTGGAGGAACACTGATTGCAATTGTACTTGGTCCCTGGGCAGCTCTCATTGCGGTTTCAATAGCCCTTGTAATACAGGCACTCTTCTTTGGAGACGGCGGTATTACTACGCTTGGTGCCAATTGTTTTAATATGGGCTTAATTTTACCTTTTATAGGATACTACACCTATAAATGGCTTGCTGAAAATTCTCCTGTTGACTCTTCAAGGCGCTGGATTACTGCCGGTATCGGTGCTTACATTGGAATCAATGCAGCGGCAATAATTGTGGGGATTGAACTGGGAATCCAGCCCTATCTCTACCACACAGCCAGCGGTCAGGCTCTGTATTGTCCATATCCATTGACAGTTACCATTCCTGCCATGGCTATTGGACACCTGTTATTCTTTGGGTTTGTAGAGATGATTATAACAGCCCTTGTTGTTAAATACCTACAATCTGCCGATAAATCTTTGATTGAGCAGGAAATGAATGTAGAGGTGATAA contains:
- the nikMN_1 gene encoding fused nickel transport protein NikMN, with translation MPLPDFYYEILSNQKIYIPVILLFLKTCYNVGGDFIHIPDGYLGPITYIALWLVMIPIWIIAARKLKRTLKKRQVPLLALGAAFSFVIMMFNVPIPGGTTGHAVGGTLIAIVLGPWAALIAVSIALVIQALFFGDGGITTLGANCFNMGLILPFIGYYTYKWLAENSPVDSSRRWITAGIGAYIGINAAAIIVGIELGIQPYLYHTASGQALYCPYPLTVTIPAMAIGHLLFFGFVEMIITALVVKYLQSADKSLIEQEMNVEVIK